One Weissella coleopterorum DNA segment encodes these proteins:
- a CDS encoding energy-coupling factor transporter transmembrane component T family protein: MFSKILIGRYLPGNSLIHRLDPRVKLVLSIAFIFMIFLATNWPGYLLATAMTLLVVNLTRLGLGVFIRGVRPLIFLMLFTTLLQVLFVTTGHVWWAWGWLKITTDGLVNGGAIFIRFMLIIMFSTVLTLTTPPLDIADALETLLRPLQKVKVPVAELALMVSIALRFVPTLLDEAEMIINAQRARGVLFNEGNLIKRAKAFIPVLIPLFINAIKRAIELGDAMEVRGYRGDVERSKYRLQTWQRIDTWAVLVFIIFAILLFNFYFVF, translated from the coding sequence ATGTTTAGTAAGATTTTGATTGGCCGATATTTACCAGGTAATTCATTGATTCATCGACTTGATCCAAGGGTGAAATTAGTTTTAAGTATCGCTTTTATTTTTATGATTTTTCTGGCAACCAATTGGCCTGGTTACCTCTTAGCCACGGCAATGACGCTGCTTGTTGTTAATTTAACGCGGTTGGGACTGGGAGTTTTTATTCGCGGAGTTCGACCTTTGATTTTTTTGATGTTGTTCACTACGCTTTTACAAGTGCTTTTTGTGACGACTGGGCATGTTTGGTGGGCATGGGGGTGGCTTAAAATTACAACGGATGGTTTGGTGAATGGTGGAGCAATTTTTATTCGGTTTATGTTGATAATTATGTTTTCAACCGTTCTAACGCTCACGACGCCGCCATTAGATATTGCGGATGCATTGGAAACCTTACTACGGCCTCTGCAAAAAGTGAAAGTTCCTGTAGCTGAGTTGGCTCTAATGGTTTCAATTGCTTTGCGATTCGTACCGACGTTATTAGATGAAGCGGAAATGATTATTAATGCTCAGCGGGCACGAGGGGTTTTGTTCAATGAAGGGAATTTAATTAAACGGGCTAAGGCGTTTATCCCGGTTTTAATTCCTCTTTTTATTAATGCGATTAAGCGAGCAATTGAATTAGGGGATGCCATGGAAGTGCGGGGTTACCGGGGTGATGTAGAACGTTCGAAGTATCGGCTACAAACCTGGCAACGTATTGATACTTGGGCAGTACTCGTTTTTATTATTTTTGCGATTTTATTATTTAATTTTTATTTTGTATTTTAA
- a CDS encoding energy-coupling factor ABC transporter ATP-binding protein — protein sequence MIDIQNLTYTYPNRAEPALNQLTFKIEKGEWVAVIGHNGSGKSTLAKLLTGLLTTETGQIKINDLIINEENIFEIRNLVGMVFQNPDNQFVGATVEDDVAFGLENRQIERPEMKTRVKEALGRVGMLEFAKREPAHLSGGQKQRVALASALVIEPQVLILDEATAMLDPKGRREMIDLVRALKIELGAELTVISITHDIDEAAHADRVIVINDGQLIEKGQPAQVFNNAAKLIELGLNVPFAEQLKAKLAQRGVKVPQTYETTDGMVNWLWQSISKQ from the coding sequence ATGATTGATATTCAAAATTTAACATATACATATCCGAATCGAGCTGAACCAGCGTTGAATCAATTAACCTTTAAGATTGAAAAAGGAGAGTGGGTCGCTGTGATTGGTCATAATGGGTCTGGTAAATCAACTTTGGCTAAATTATTGACCGGTCTTTTAACGACTGAAACTGGACAGATTAAAATCAACGATTTAATTATTAATGAGGAAAATATTTTTGAAATTAGAAATCTGGTTGGAATGGTTTTTCAAAATCCAGATAATCAATTTGTTGGGGCAACAGTGGAAGACGATGTAGCTTTTGGTCTAGAAAATCGACAAATTGAGCGACCTGAAATGAAAACACGGGTCAAAGAAGCTTTAGGCCGCGTAGGTATGTTAGAATTTGCAAAAAGAGAGCCAGCTCATTTATCTGGTGGTCAGAAACAACGCGTGGCATTGGCCAGTGCTTTAGTAATTGAGCCGCAAGTCTTAATCCTGGATGAAGCTACTGCGATGTTAGATCCTAAGGGGCGGCGAGAAATGATTGACTTAGTTCGTGCCCTTAAAATTGAATTAGGAGCTGAGTTAACGGTGATCTCAATCACTCATGATATCGATGAAGCCGCTCATGCAGATCGAGTCATTGTAATCAATGATGGACAACTTATAGAAAAGGGACAACCAGCACAAGTTTTTAATAATGCAGCAAAATTAATTGAATTAGGGCTGAATGTTCCTTTTGCCGAACAACTGAAAGCTAAGTTGGCCCAGCGTGGGGTGAAGGTACCGCAAACTTATGAAACAACGGATGGGATGGTGAATTGGCTATGGCAATCAATTTCCAAGCAGTAG
- a CDS encoding RNA methyltransferase — protein MTEIDLNHSNDYRNVTDYYKNMSDEAIRADLDDKRNAAVSIMQNLTHDFNKATAVRNSNAFATRKLIFLNPVNQSFPDRTEGSKKWDRRGSVGTYNYEHIEHHRVTDYQAVFDQLHTEGYTIYAIDNIESYHPTNLFETQLDQKAAFIFGEEQIGLADELIAAADAMLFIPQAGSVRSLNVSVAHGIVLAFYAAQHPNL, from the coding sequence ATGACCGAGATTGATCTCAACCATTCCAATGATTATCGAAATGTGACTGACTACTATAAAAATATGTCGGATGAAGCGATTCGAGCTGACTTAGACGATAAACGGAACGCTGCCGTTTCTATCATGCAAAACTTAACCCATGATTTCAACAAGGCCACTGCCGTCCGAAATAGCAATGCCTTTGCGACTCGTAAACTAATTTTTCTAAATCCTGTCAACCAATCCTTCCCTGATCGAACAGAAGGTTCCAAGAAATGGGATCGGCGTGGATCAGTTGGCACATACAATTACGAACATATCGAACATCATCGTGTCACTGATTATCAAGCCGTTTTTGATCAACTGCATACCGAAGGTTACACTATTTATGCGATCGATAACATTGAATCTTATCATCCCACCAACCTGTTTGAAACCCAACTAGATCAGAAAGCTGCATTTATTTTTGGTGAAGAACAAATCGGACTGGCAGATGAACTAATTGCAGCCGCCGATGCCATGCTTTTCATTCCACAAGCCGGTAGTGTTCGTTCGCTCAACGTTTCAGTTGCCCATGGGATTGTTTTAGCTTTCTATGCGGCGCAACATCCAAATCTTTAG
- a CDS encoding NAD(P)/FAD-dependent oxidoreductase — MDQATSLRVHIEEIIRQGAIELDEDLHHQKLRLVVVGGGYLGIQILGELLDERRILAKANQLRPREIELILVEAHGEILTDLDDIKTSHKVENYLKHQGVKVRKNITVTEIFEDHLALDDGTQIMTNTVVWAGGTQGRTQMGDLNLQQDEARKVRVNPEMRILDEADIYALGDSVVQPLPDQLSNGQGAETLMPKRGENRYFWPQNVHTAVNQADKVGNNVAVKLLDHGDLNAFKPRRQRIFISVGSRYGVAVFKNRFTMTGFWAHDLKHLSNLHFLAQLGSNYQMYRYLQREIFSTPQHIISGQGNVSNVGNTLWSVPLRLATGIFLIITGVAVGGGIGSVFAGVGLALFVGFMTTLAGFMTFLLSLVMLGTSFSISALLLPFVGIALMNGAGRSFGLDYWLVPFIQKNLGILITGDSQAGYNDLDEK, encoded by the coding sequence TTGGATCAAGCGACGTCATTGCGGGTACACATTGAAGAAATCATTCGTCAAGGAGCGATTGAGTTAGACGAAGATTTGCATCACCAAAAACTACGGTTGGTTGTTGTCGGGGGTGGTTATTTGGGAATTCAAATTCTGGGAGAATTACTGGATGAACGCCGTATTCTAGCGAAAGCCAATCAGTTGCGTCCGCGTGAGATTGAATTGATTTTAGTAGAAGCTCATGGAGAAATTCTAACTGACCTAGATGACATTAAAACCAGCCATAAAGTGGAAAATTATTTAAAACACCAAGGCGTGAAAGTTCGTAAAAATATAACCGTAACGGAAATTTTTGAAGATCATCTCGCTTTGGATGATGGAACACAAATTATGACAAATACTGTGGTTTGGGCTGGCGGAACACAGGGACGGACCCAGATGGGTGATTTGAATTTGCAACAAGATGAGGCCCGTAAAGTTCGGGTTAATCCAGAAATGCGAATCTTAGATGAAGCGGATATTTATGCTTTGGGAGATTCAGTTGTGCAACCTTTGCCAGATCAACTAAGTAACGGTCAAGGGGCGGAAACCTTGATGCCTAAAAGAGGCGAAAATCGTTATTTTTGGCCACAAAATGTGCATACCGCCGTCAACCAAGCAGATAAAGTGGGAAATAACGTTGCCGTCAAGTTACTCGATCATGGAGATTTAAATGCTTTTAAGCCACGTCGACAAAGAATTTTTATCTCGGTCGGTTCACGTTATGGGGTGGCAGTCTTTAAGAATCGATTCACCATGACAGGCTTTTGGGCCCATGATTTGAAACATTTAAGTAATTTACATTTTTTGGCGCAATTAGGTTCAAACTATCAAATGTATCGCTACCTTCAGCGTGAAATTTTTTCAACACCGCAACACATTATTTCAGGTCAGGGGAATGTTTCAAACGTAGGGAATACCTTATGGTCAGTACCTTTGCGTTTAGCAACAGGGATTTTCTTAATTATTACTGGGGTTGCCGTTGGTGGTGGGATTGGTTCAGTTTTTGCAGGAGTGGGGTTAGCGTTGTTTGTCGGCTTTATGACCACCCTAGCAGGCTTCATGACTTTCTTGTTGTCGTTAGTGATGTTAGGAACTTCCTTTTCAATTTCGGCCTTGTTATTACCATTTGTAGGTATCGCCTTAATGAATGGGGCGGGGCGCTCGTTTGGACTGGATTATTGGTTGGTCCCTTTTATTCAAAAAAACTTGGGCATTTTAATTACTGGGGATAGCCAAGCCGGTTATAATGATTTGGATGAGAAATAA
- a CDS encoding energy-coupling factor transporter ATPase, which yields MAINFQAVGFTYQFESPFAVTGVHDVNFSILKNQFTAVIGHTGSGKSTMLQLLDGLILPQTGRINILDQTVTPTTKLAATNEIRRHVGMVFQFPEAQLFEETVLADVMFGPKNFGHSIKEAEILARKALRLVGMPEKFDQQSPFDLSGGQMRRVAIAGVLALEPEILVLDEPTAGLDPQGQQELMLLFRQLQKEYGMTIVLVTHQMEFVAQYAQKILVFEHGTVVKAGTPEEIFSDPEWLMAKQLDVPMAKAFADKLAQKGIVLEQILDIDALADQLAYKIREANDV from the coding sequence ATGGCAATCAATTTCCAAGCAGTAGGGTTTACATATCAATTTGAATCACCGTTTGCAGTAACTGGCGTCCATGATGTTAACTTTTCGATCTTAAAAAATCAGTTTACGGCGGTGATTGGGCACACTGGTTCAGGTAAATCAACGATGTTGCAGCTTTTGGATGGTCTGATTTTGCCGCAAACTGGGCGGATTAACATATTGGATCAGACGGTCACGCCAACGACCAAATTAGCTGCGACCAATGAAATCAGACGCCACGTGGGAATGGTATTTCAATTTCCCGAGGCGCAATTATTCGAAGAAACTGTCTTGGCGGATGTGATGTTTGGACCGAAAAATTTTGGACATAGCATTAAGGAGGCCGAAATTTTGGCGCGGAAAGCATTACGCTTAGTTGGGATGCCTGAAAAATTTGATCAACAATCACCTTTTGATTTGTCGGGTGGCCAAATGCGCCGGGTAGCCATTGCTGGTGTGCTGGCACTTGAACCTGAAATATTGGTGCTAGATGAACCAACTGCCGGATTGGATCCGCAAGGTCAACAGGAATTGATGCTTCTTTTTAGACAGCTTCAAAAAGAGTATGGGATGACAATTGTTTTAGTAACTCATCAAATGGAATTTGTGGCACAATATGCCCAAAAAATCTTAGTGTTTGAACACGGCACGGTGGTTAAAGCGGGAACACCGGAGGAAATCTTTTCTGATCCAGAGTGGTTGATGGCAAAACAGTTGGATGTCCCTATGGCTAAAGCTTTTGCTGATAAGTTAGCACAAAAAGGCATTGTTTTAGAACAGATCTTGGATATTGATGCATTGGCTGATCAATTAGCCTACAAAATCAGGGAGGCTAATGATGTTTAG